A window of Oncorhynchus kisutch isolate 150728-3 linkage group LG10, Okis_V2, whole genome shotgun sequence contains these coding sequences:
- the LOC109898431 gene encoding coenzyme Q-binding protein COQ10 homolog, mitochondrial-like — MAIKTTPLIFRALVEMSEVHSSKVVRGNPNRANIRHLGSCGVLSAWRAALPLSSPLLRTTPFRSFINLAASITARRMEYSESRTLGYTPEQMYSVVASVDQYQHFVPWCKKSRVVKGKNGDVRVQLEIGFPPIVERYTSEVTVVPNHQVRAVCTDGSLFSHLETIWRFAPAAEDQPDSCNIDFHISFEFRSPLHSQLATLFFDEVVKQMVNAFESRAAKLYGGHRGPLQEVPTRRRAA; from the exons ATGGCCATCAAAACCACCCCTCTTATTTTCCGGGCACTGGTTGAGATGTCTGAAGTACACTCTTCAAAAGTTGTACGAGGAAATCCCAACAGAGCAAATATCAG aCACCTGGGCAGCTGTGGGGTACTGTCAGCATGGCGTGCCGCCCTTCCGCTATCTTCCCCCCTCCTCCGGACCACACCCTTCCGCAGCTTCATTAACCTGGCTGCCTCCATCACTGCCCGCAGGATGGAGTACTCTGAGAGCCGCACACTAGG GTACACTCCAGAGCAGATGTACAGTGTGGTGGCCAGTGTGGACCAGTACCAGCACTTTGTCCCTTGGTGTAAGAAGTCCCGGGTCGTGAAGGGAAAGAACGGGGATGTCCGGGTCCAGCTGGAGATTGGGTTCCCTCCCATCGTGGAGCGTTACACCTCGGAGGTCACGGTTGTCCCAAACCACCAAGTCAGG GCAGTGTGTACAGACGGATCCCTCTTCAGCCACCTGGAGACGATATGGAGGTTTGCCCCTGCGGCCGAGGACCAACCAGACTCCTGCAACATCGACTTCCAT ATATCCTTCGAGTTCAGGTCCCCGCTGCACTCCCAGCTGGCCACCCTGTTCTTTGACGAGGTGGTGAAGCAGATGGTGAATGCCTTTGAGTCGCGGGCAGCCAAACTATATGGGGGCCACCGCGGTCCCCTCCAGGAGGTGCCAACAAGGAGGCGAGCAGCATGA